The DNA window CGTACTTTCTGGCATTGGTTCTGATAGGCTACGTTGTCTTTTCGTACTATGTCGGCGGGATACCCATCCTTCAAGGAATGCAGCGAATCATTTTCCTCCGCGAGGCCGGTCCGGTGCAGCATTTTCTGCTCAGCTATGGGGCGTACATTGCTTTGGCGTTGGGTTACTTTCGGCGACCACGCGGCCGGTTCTCGGTCAACGGCTTCCTACTGGTGCTCATGCTTCTTAATTTGGTCCTGACGGGCCACAAGTTTTCTGCGCTGATCAGGCTTCTCGTGGCCTACTACACGGCCGTGTTTGCCCGGCGATGGGCGGAGAATCCGTCGATGAAGATCTGGCGGGCGCGCTACATCGCCGTTGCCGCCGCCGGTGCCGTTGTACTGCTGGCCGGCGCCTACGCCAGCTACACACTGATGCCCAGCGTGAAAGATGCCGGCAAGCTCCTATTCGATCGCGTGCTCGCACTTCAAGGCCACCTGTGGTGGGCGTCAGACCACAACCTGTTCGCGCATGATCGTTTCGACTCAGATCACTGGCAGGCGGAGTGGGGGGCGATTGTCAGGCTGGGCCAAGTGCCGGAGGGGACGGCCGGCATGAAATACGTGATGATTCAAGCCATCGGCGCCGACAAGGCCTTTCCTGTCTTTGAGACCGGTTATCGCTACACGATGGCCTACCCGGCTATCCTGGTTCTGACGTTCAAGTACCCCGTTGCGCTCGCGCTGCAATTCATGGCCGGATGCCTGCTCGCACTGCTGCTCTACTACCTGCATTACACTCTGAAATATCGCCATTTAATACGAGCTCTGATTGCGCTCAACGTCACGCTCCGCCTGATCGAGGGCGTGCTCGGGACCGGGGATTTTTTCCAGCTGATTGCGCCGGGGAATGCGTTCAAACTGCTTTTCCTGCTGATACTGGAACTCGGTGTTCTGCGGCACGTTTCGTCGATTGCGTCCGCAGGGAGCCGCGAACCGGCTGGACATGTCGCGGGCAAGCCGGGCTGAGTCTATGTCCGCGCGCCTGGTCATAAATGCCACTATCCTGAACCAGCCGAGACAGACCGGCCTGGGGATATATACCGCCAACCTGCTGCCGCCGCTGCTTCGGTGGGCTGCCGAAGACACGAACTTCAGTGAAATCGTAATCGCGGGAACGCCGGATTCCCTGCGAGAGTCTCTCGGTCCGGCCCTGGATCACCCCAAAACAGGGGTACACGAGATCCCGACCGTCAGTCCGTTTCGTCGTCTCTGGCACCTCGATCGATTAGTGATGGCCGAAAGAAAACGCGCAGGCTGCGTGGTGTTCTATTCACCGACCCACCACGGCGTGGTGCGTGGCGGCATCATACAGGTGATCACCGTTCACGACCTGTTCGCGCGAATCTTCCCGCACAACTACCGGCGGCAGTACTACTATTTCCGATGGTACGTGCCGCGGATTCTCGCCAACACCTCCCGGGTGATAGTCGACTCCGAATGTACCGGGGCTGACCTGCGGCGGTTCTATACCCGCTGTCCCGCGATTGATGTTGTGCATGCGGCCGTACGGGAAGATCTGTCGTCCAAAACGTTATCTGAAGTCTTGTCCCTGCGCGACCAGAGGTTTTTCCTGTTCCTCGGTGCGACATTTCCCTACAAGAACTGCCTCAGACTAATCGACGCATTCGCTGAATATCGAAAGACCGGTTCTGCCCGGTTGGTATTCGTTGGCGGGAGGGACGAGTATACTGATAGGCTGCAGCGACATCTGGAGCAGAAACACGCGGGATTGATCGGCGACGTGATCTTCGTTGAGTATGCCTCGGTTTCGGAATTAGTATGGCTCTTTCGCCACGCGATCGCGTTGATGTTGACCACGCTTTACGAAGGATTCGGCCTGCCGGCTCTCGAGGCCATGGCCTGCGATTGTCCGGTTATCGCCTCGCGCGCCGGTTCGCTGCCGGAGGTGTGCGACGAGGCGGCATTGTTTGTCAACCCGACCGACACCGCAAGCATTACGCGAGCTATGCTCGAAGTCGAAAGGGACAGCGCCATTCGAGAACGATTGATCCAGGCAGGGCAGGAGAACGTCCGGAGATTCAGTTGGGACAAATCGGCGGAGAAAGTGTATCGTGTCCTGCGGAGCTGTCTGAGCCCGTAGGTTCAGGGTATGACCGTGAAACGCGTAATAATCATACAGGCGAGAATGACCTCGACCCGCCGCCCCGGCAAGGTGCTGGCCGATCTTGAGGAGCGGCCCATGCTCGTGCAACAGATCTTCCGCCTGCGCCATTGCCGCTCGGTGGATCAGATCGTGCTGGCGACAACAACCAACGCCACCGATGATCCCCTGGTAGCGCTCGCCGAGGCCGAACGGCTCGGCTATTATCGCGGAAGCGAGTACGACGTGCTCTCGCGTTATTACGAAGCCGCTGCTCAGTTTGCCGCGGACATGATCGTGCGGATCACCGCCGACTGCCCACTGATCGACGCGGCGATCGTCGACCGGGTCATCGACGAGCTGGTCGCTAGTGGGGGGGCATACGCCTATGCCTGCAATGTGATCGAACGCACCTATCCGAGGGGACTCGATGTCGAAGCGATGGCCCGCGACACACTCGAAAAATGCCATCGCATGGCCACATCAGCCGAGGATCGCGAGCATGTAACCTCGTTCATCAGGCGCGACCGCACCGGGCTGTTCACCATCCGCTCGGTCAAAGACACCCAGGACAACTCCGATCTGCGGTGGACAGTCGATACCGAGAGCGATCTCGCTCTTGTTCGTCGCATATACCACGAGATGGACCTGGGCCGGGTCTACCGTGCGTATCCGGATATCCTCGCTTATGTTCGCGCGCACCCGGAGCTGACGAAAGCCAATCTTGATAGCCACACTTGGGACCCGATGAACGGTCGTCAGAAGTAACCTCTTGTAGCTGCACGTAAGGTCCGCTGGGAAGTGGTTTCCCAGGGCGCCGGAACTTCGTTCCGGCGGAGCTATCTCTGCCCAAACCCGCTATCGAAAACACTTCAAAAGAACTGTATATCTAATTGAATCGCACGCACTTACTTGTAGGCGAATCTCGATACTGAACGGCATGGCATTTGATTGTTGCCTGAGCTAAAGAATACTCGGGCTATCTATGACAGGAAAGTTCACGATCAGAAACTCGGCTCAGGCATCGTCGCCGCAGACCCAGGACAGTGTCTCCGACGCCACCCAGTACCGATATGAGGTAGACCTCCCGGCTCTGGCGACGCTGCTTTTACGGCGGCGGCGTTGGATTGTGGGAGTGGTCGGTTTGGTCAGTGTCCTGACCGCGGTGGTCATGCTTCTTACTCCCAATCAGTACACGTCGACCGCCGTGATACTGCCCTCGGGCGGGTCGAGCGGCTTCTCCGCCCTCAAAGCTATGGCCGGATTGGCCGGTATGGACGGCGGCGAAGACGCTAACTCGTCCACTCTCTTCCCGGTCATTCTCCGTTCCAAACTGGTTAGTGATTCACTCCTTGGAAAGTCATACTTGTTTTCCGACTACAGTGGTGTGATTACTGTCTCCCTGCCGGAGTACTTTGACGAGACCGATCCCGATCGTCAGCGCCGGATGCTCGCGAAGATCACGTCGATAGACACTGACTCGCGGACCGGCGAAATCACCTTGCGTGTGGAAACCAAATATGCCGCGCTTTCGCAGGCGCTCGTGACGGAATACCTGACCCAACTGGAGAACTTCAATCTCTATAGCCGTCGCTCCGAGGCCCGCGAGCGGGTCCGCTACCTCAGCCGCGAACTCGAAACACGTCAAGTTGAACTTCGCGCGGCCGAGGACTCGTTGGAGGCCTACCAGAGCCGCAATCGAAACTGGGCTGCTACCAGTAGTCCGCCCCTGCTCAAGGAACTGGCCAGGCTCAAGCGCGATGCCGAGGCCAAAGCCACCACCTACGCCTACCTCCTCCAGGAGTACGAAATCGCCAAGCTCGATGCCCAGAAGGATGTGCCGGTGGTCAGAATACTGGACACGGCATCGCTTCCTACGCTGAAATCGGGCCCGCATCGCACGCTGACTGTACTGGCGGTGTCGACGATCGCCTTCGTTCTCGTGGTCCTCGCGATTTTTGGCCTCGAAATAGCCAGGCAGATCAGTCGTGGTTCGAGTCAGGATACCCAGCGTGAGCTCCGCAATCTCCTGGAATCGAGTTTCCCTCGCAGCCGACGGGTCTATGCGCGGGTGCATGAGCGCTTTCGTCGTCAGCCGATTTCGGTGGACAAATAACCCCTCCCCCTTTTTCTTTTCGGACAGCTTGCCGATCGAACGGAATCGATCGGTCTGTGAATTTATAGGATTGTCAGCACTCGTGTCTCACAGGCCACACTCATTGCCGATTGTTGCACTTCGCACCGCGCTGATTCTGCCGACCCTGAATGCCGAGTGCGACCTTCCTGCGTGGCTTGCCGCCCTCAAATCTCAAACCTTCCTGCCGGACAAGCTGTTGCTCGTGGATTCGTCTTCGTCCGACAGCACAGTCCAAATCGCGAAGGACTTCGGTTTTGACATTCATGTCATCGACAGGCAGTCCTTCTCCCACGGTGGCACCCGCCAGGAGTGTGTCGAACGGTTGGCAGATTCCGAACTGCTGATCTTCCTTACCCAGGATGCAATCCTGGCCACACCCGAATCCCTCGCGCGGCTGATTCAGTGGTTCGATGACCCCCAGGTTGGAGCAGCTTACGGACGGCAGTTACCTCGGCAGTACGCCGACCCGATTGAAGCCCATGCTCGCTTATTCAACTACCCTGACCAGACCTCCGTGAGAACTCGCGCTGATATCGCGCGTCTCGGTTTGAAAACGTCATTCATATCGAACTCCTTTGCGGCGTGGCGTCGCCGGGCGCTGCTCGAGGTCGGCGGCTTTCCTCTCGACACTATTCAGAATGAGGATACATTTGCGGCTTCCCGAATGATTCTCGCCGGATGGAAAGTTGTCTACGAGGCAGGCGCGGCGGTCTACCACTCCCACCCGTTTACAATCAGGCAGGAATTCCGTCGCTACTTCGACATTGGCGTCTTTCATGCTCGCGCGCCCTGGATACGGCGGGAGTTCGGCGGAGCCGGCGGCGAGGGCATCAGGTTCATCTGCTCGCAAATGAGCTACCTGCGGAAAGTGAGGCCCTGGGCAATACCGTCGGCGATCTTGCGCGCCGCGATGAAACTTATCGGGTACCGCCTTGGAGCCGGCGAGCAGTGGCTGCCCTCATGGTTCAAGCGATATCTCAGTGCCAACAAGTCGTACTGGAAACAGACACAACCGGCGGAGGAGAGGCATACGTGAGACGGTGCGTCATATTCGGTGGATCAGGGTTCATCGGCACGCACATGGCCCGGCATTTTCTTCGCACCGGGCGGTTTCAGCACGTCCATCTCGCCGATATAGCTCCCTGCTCTCTTGACGGAGCGCCCGGAATATCATACTCGCTGACCGACGTGCGTCACCCCATATCTCGCGATCTCGTAGTCGAGCCGCCTGATTGGATATTCAACCTGGCGGCTATTCACCGGGAACCGGGCCACGAACCTTACGAGTACTACGAGACGAATCTGGCAGGGGCGCGCAACGTGTGTGCCTACGCCGAGGCGATCGGCTGTCACAATATCTACTTCACGAGTTCCATATCGGTTTACGGCCCGGTCGATAAGCCCACCACCGAGCAGTCACCCATCAGGCCGATCACCCCGTACGGCGGCTCCAAGTATCCGGCTGAGTGCATCCACGAGGGATGGCAGCACGCCGGCGCGGGGCGGCGGTTGGTGATCTGCCGGCCCGGTGTTGTCTACGGTCCGGGCGATCCGGGCAACATCATGCGGATGATCCGCGCGATCCGCAAAGGCTACTTCGCCTTTCCCGGCAGCCCCCGCATTTACAAATCCTACGCATACATCTACGGATTGCTCGACAGCGTAGACTTTGTACTCGATCTGGATCGCCCCACCCTGGTTTATAACTATGTCGAAACACCGACCCAACCCCTTTATGAGATCGTATCTCAGATCAAGACCTTTCTCGGCCGCGACGCGCTGGTGCTGCCATTACCCCTCGCCATATTGCTGCCCATTTCGAGCGGAATTCAACGCCTGGTCGGCGGCAAGAGTCCGATCCACCCCGTCCGCGTGAGAAAAGCGGCAACACCGACCCACATCGTGCCACAGACGCTGATTGATCTCGGGTTTTCCTTCGAATACGACTTCGCGACGTCACTCCATCACTGGAAGTCCGTCTCGCCTCAGGACTTCGACTTTTCCTGACAAAAGAAAACCCGCAGGAGATAACTCCTGCGGGTTTGTTGTGTGTCAGTGATCTGACTTATTCGTCGTTACCGTCGCCGATGATGTCGCAGTGACCGGGGCCGATAATACCGTTGTTGTAGTTATCGAGCATTGTCAACCAGGCCAGAACATTCTTCTTCTGCGTCTTGGACAGCGAGTTCCAGTTCAAGTAGTAACGATTGGCCAGGAAGGCATCAGCCGCCGCAATCGTGCCGGCGATAGCGCTGCCGTCGGCGCCGTTGGCAATATTCAACTTGGCCGCCAGCAACTGAGCGTACAGCTTGGTGATACCGTTAGTCGGAGTACCGTACACCTGCATAGTCAGGATGTCATAAGCAATCTGAACGGTATTCACGTAGATGCTCCGGGCGCCGCCGGCAGTACCGAGCCAGATCGGGAGGAACTGCGAGAGGTAATCGGGCTGTGGACCGAACCCGGCATGGTTCTTCCAATAGCCGATTGTCAGCGAGCAACCCTCCGGAGGCGGGGGCATATAGAGACCGGCATCCCAGGTCAGGTCGTTCTCGCCGCCCTCGAGCGTCGTGCAAATGGTCATCCCGTTGGCAGGGTTAACATCGCTGTCCAGTGCGTCATCGCCGCCCTGATCCTGCGGGCTGAACACGAAACCGAGCGGAGCGACAAAGTGAACGTTGTAGTTGCCCGGCATCAGGTTGCTGAACAAGTAGTAACCGCTGGCATTGGTAACGGCGGTGGCCAGAATGTTACCGGCGCAGTCCATCAGGTGGACCGTCACGCCGGGAATACCAACTTCGCCGGCATCCTGAATCCCGTTCTCGTTGTCATCGTACCATACGAAGTCACCCAGCGAGGCCACTTCCGGTACCGGCGGGACATCGAAGCGCAGCAGGGCCTGCTTCTCGAGCTCACCGATCGCCGGCCAGCCGACAAACATGGTGTTGATCAGGCCGAAGTTGTCGTTGGGGAGGTTTTCAGCAATCGACGCGTCGCCGGTGCACGGATACTGGACACAGACCGGGCCGCCCGCGGTCGAGTAGCACACCTCCAGGTACGGCTGGTTGGTCGCGTTCTCACGGCTGTAAATCCAGGTGCGGGGAACTTCCTGGAATCCCTGCTTGAGCAGGACGCCGAAGTTGGAGTAGCTTCCGTCCGACCAGGCGGTCACCAGGGCCGTCAGGTTGACCGTCCTCCAGCCCGGAGAATCGGCCAGGAATGAACCTTCCGCCGCTCCGTTGAAGGCGCCGCCGAAGTTGTTCCACGTCACGGCGGCTTCCGCCCAATCGGCGGTTACCTGGTGAGTGGTCACGTTGTGACCGCTCGACTGCCATACGTAGACATACAGCGTCGCGGACGTCACTGCGTCACCCGCCGCCGGCACGTAAGCGGCCGAGAGGTCGGGGCCGATCAGATTGGTCTGATCCGGGTCCTGCGAACAGCCTGCGATCATGATCGCGGCGACTATTGGCAGGACTAACAGTTTGCTTGCTTTGAGCACGTTTGGCCTCCTAAAAAGGTGATTAGTTATATCTGGTTTTATGCAACACTATGTATACAGTTATGCAAACACATGTCAAAACTGTGCCTACTGATCAACGTAAACCGATGCTTTTCTTTAAGAAGCTGCCAATTACCGAACTTTGAAGCAACGCTGGTGCCAAGCCCCGGATCGTGCCCGTGATCGTGGCCGACTCGGAGGGAGGCGGGCGGTACCGAGATTGCCGGACAGGGTCGCCCGACAGCACACGCAACACCCTCCGTTTAGAGGTGCCTTGCGTGCCTCCCGGTGCGTCAGGGAGCGGGGGTGGACCCATTGATACTCAGCAGGCGAGGCCGCAGTGGACGGGGATGTCTACCACGCACGGAGCGGGTCGCGCTGGTGCGGCCTGGTCCACGATCAAGTTGGGTACAGGCGTTACCATGCACCGATTAGAAGGGAGTGCGGGAGATGTTCTCTCAGTCTGCCTCGCGCGAGGTCAAGCGGTCGATTCCTGCGGGTTCCAGGCGAACGACCAGAGAACCAACAGAATCTGGCGGAGTTCCTCGTCGGCGAAAGCCGCTTCGGTCATCGATCCCGCCAGGAATACGACAGATGCGGCCAATCCGGCGAGGCTGAGCGCGCGGCCAAAAGGCAAACCGTCTGGTAGCCGCCCGACCTGCCAGAACCTCCGCAGGGCAACTATCCAGATTGCCAGATAAAAGATCACCGCCGGAATGCCTGCTATGGCGGCGACGTGTAAGAAGTCGTTATGGGCGTGCCCCATACCTTTCGAGTCCCGAAGCTCCGGCGCGAGACTTTCGAGGTATGATTCGCCAAAATTCCCAGGGCCGCTGCCGAAGATTGGATTCTCCTCAGCGATGGCCAGCGAGTGCTCCCAGATAAACAGACGCCCGGCTGGGTTATCGACGCGCCAATCGTTGGTTATGCGCTGTGTAAAAACACCGGCCAGCCCGGGAGATAAAATCAGCGCCATGAGGCAGACAGCCGCCAGCCCGATCAGCGTCCAGCGTAACTGCCCCATCAGCCACCCGACTGCGATCAAACCGACACCAAGGGCAAGCATCGGCCCACGGCTGTTGCACAACGCCGAGGCCGCCAGCCCGGCCAGTGTCGCTGCTATCAGAATACGGCCATACCAGTTTCTTCTTTGGCCTGCGTTCATCCGGCGAAACCAGGCGGCTATCAAAGTCAGGAAGAAGGTGCTCAGCGTGACTACGAAAAAGCCGTAGGTAAGCGGGTGCGAGAAGTTGCCGGATAACCGCCAGTTGTCACCGGCGCGATGAATCGGCTGAGCAGCCCTAAAGTGAAAACCGGTGAAGTGCTGGACGATCCCGTACGCAGAAATCATCAGGAGCGCCAGGGCGAGAAGGAGCAGCAATCGTCGACGGTAGACCTGGTTCCGGTTTAGATACACGCCGATCGGTACGATCACCAGCAGCCATTCCTCGCGGATGTTGTTTAACGAGCGCAGGGGATTCTCGTTGACCAGCGATACCAGCACGAGCCAGAACAGATATAGCCCCCAGGCAGCAAAAAGTGGCCGTAAGTTTGCTCCGGCAAGAGCGCCGCGTTCGGTTATAAGTATCGCCCCGAAAACCAGGACCGCAATCCCCAACGCTGTCTGGGCCAGGGCGATGGAAAACGACGAAAAAAACAGGAAAAGCCCGAAGAAGACGATGAGAATCAGAGAAAGCACTTTGACGTGGCGATTGGGCGGATGCGCGTCGGCGATTTCTCCGGACGCCTGAAGCCTGAACTTTTGGCCCATGAGAGCGTAAGGTACCGGTGTTCGTTGACACTCACAAGGATTGTTTGGGCCAGAGTAGCTGGGTTAGCTGCGCGCTTTTCGGAGGTCGCGGCGATACCCGGCGCAGGCATTTGATTTTTGGATTGATTTTACCTACTCGGTTGGTATATTGCCGCTCCCCGAAAACAGGGGACCGCGGCTGATCGCCTTTTGCCGCGTCGTGGTGGGGTTCCCGAGTGGCCAAAGGGAACAGACTGTAAATCTGTCGGCGAAGCCTTCGAAGGTTCGAATCCTTCCCCCACCACCATATGTGTAAGTCTATCGGGCAGGGTCGCCTGCCAGCACGTTTCACGACTGGGGAGGATTAAGGTTTCTTTGGGACCAGCATCCGGGCGAACTGCTCGAGCAGGTTGCGGTCGAACGCCCCCTGGTCGGCGAACATACTCCTGAGTGCGGGGTAGGCGTCGATAGCCGAGCGGTATGACCGCTGCGTAGTCATGGCGTCGAACACGTCGGCGATCGCCGTGATCTTTCCGTAGATGTGAATCCCGGAACCGTCGATGGCGAGCGGATACCCGGTTCCGTTTTCGCGCTCGTGATGTTGGATCACCGGCAGGTAGGAATCTTTCTCAATCATATCTGTTGAGCTGAGGATCTCGTGTCCCCAGCAGGGATGCTGTCGTACCTGCTCGAACTCGGCCTCCGACAACTGCCCCTTCTTGTTCAGGATGGCGTCATCGATCCTGGTTTTGCCGATGTCGTGCAGCAGGGTGCCGGTGCCGAGAACTTTCAGGTCTTTTGGATTGCGGATCCCGACATACTGCGCCAGGGCGATCGATAGGGCACAGACATTCACCGAATGGGTGTAAGTGGAGTAATCAAATGACATCACACGCAGAAGGCTCTCGAATGCCGCCCGCCCGGTCAGAACGAAGCCTACTGTGGATGCCACCAGCTCCTGGCTCCGCCGGATGTTCTCGCCCATGGTCGGTCGGGCAAACAGATCTTCCATAAGCAGTTTGGCGCAGTCATAGACTATTCCAGCCCGAACACTTTCTGTTAGCGATTGATCGGTGGCTATTTCACTGAGATGCTTTTCGAGATAGGTGTGATACGCGCGGCGGTCCCGTCCGGCCACGTACAGCCGGGTGATGCCGCCGTCGAGCAACGCCTGGTGTGATTCCCCCGAAAACGGAGTGCAGGCGGAGTTATAAAGCACGATCCCGCTGGCGCACTCGATATACAAGTCGAACTCCGGCGCCGTGCCGGGCCGAAGAGCATCTCGGTAAACCGGCAGGTATCCTCCGTTGACCAGGTCTCGAGTTGAAACTGAATCCATCCTTGACCCCAAATGGAATCATCGGCTGGTTTGCCGTCGATCTTAAGGGGCAACTGGGCCATTCCCCGCCTGGGCCGTCGGCCGGCTACGACTTGCCGATCTGACTGTTGAATTCGACCGGGGAGAGTTCCTGCTCCAATTTGGAGCTGACGTTCAAGCGGAAGTAGCGGCGGACCGGCTGACCGCTGGTCTTCAATTCGGTCCGGTAGTAGATCCACTCCTGGCCGGGACGCAGACTGATTTCATCGAAGAAGACGTTGTCAGGCGTCTCTACCTTCTCACAGACTCCGGGGAACCGTCGCTCCAAGAAAAGAGTCGCGCCGGGCGTGACGGCTATCCGAACTCTGATCGACAGCGTTCCTCTGGTGGCGAGACTTAGATAGGTGCCGGCAAACGTGGCGTTGGCCAGACCGAGCGAGATGCCCTCACGTTCGAGGCCCTGCAGGTCACGGTGGAGTCGGAGGAGACGGTCCAGTGAAAGGGGCGGGGAGAACTTCAGGACGATGTTGTCGAAATCGCAAACTCGTACCGAACCCACCTGTTGGCAATTGGTGCGCTCGTAATTGGCGCAGTCGACGCTGCCGTACCGATTGAGTACGGCGCACACTCGCAGCCACTGGTTCTCACTCGGGTCGCCCTCGTGGGCCACGGCACGGATGTTCAGCGTGATTTGATCAAAAGCAGGAGCTTGTTTTCGGGGCTGGAGGGTGGCGCAACTGCACAGGAACAGGGCAAGGACGATAATCTTCGTCGCGCGCACGCAGGGACTGACCATGAGGCCGATGATACGATGGCGGAGTTACGAATCAACTAATTTTGCTGAGATTCCGGCGCTGGTCGACGAAGGAGTTTTCGGTGGCCCACCCACCTTCGGGCGGGATTGGCAGCCGTATCGCAGGATGCGGAGCACTACATTACTGTTCGTCACCACCAGCTTATCAGCTTGGGGCGGCAGGTATGGAGCAGATTGTCGTTGCGGGGTACTACGCGCGCCGTAATGCCAAGGCGGCCCGATTCGTAGCAAATCACCTCACCGCGATAGACGTAGATCCCTCGATCGCCTTCGTGCGAGCCGTTGAGCGCGGCCGCCGATGGTGCAAAGTCGAGAAACTGTTCTTGGGAGTTGATCTGGCCGGCGACCACCTGCACGGTGACATCGTCGGGGGTGATCTCACCCAGATCGACTTTCATGCTGACCTCGACCCGTTCGCCCACCTGTACCGTGCCGCCGGCGTTGGGGAAGTCAATGTCGCGGATATTTATCCGGTCCCAACTTCGGGTGATCCGGTCGACCCAGGCGGTAACTTCCCTGGTCAACACGAAGCTGTTCTCTCGGAGTTTCCGCGACGACTCGATAGCCGGTGCATAGAACTGGTTCGTGTAGTCCATCAGCATCCGGTGCGCCGAAAAGTGTTCGCCGGTTTTGTGAATGGCGGCTTTCATTTTGGCCAGCCATTCCTCCGGGATGTCAATACCGCTCCGGTCGTAGAAGAGCGGCACGATCTCCCGTTCGAGCGCGTTGTACAGAGCTTCGGCTTCGAGTTGATCCTGGCTCTTCACGTTGTCATATTCTTCACCGTTGCCGATCTTGAACCCGCTCTCGTCGTCGTACCCCTCCACCCACCAACCGTCAAGCACCGAAAGGTTCAGCACACCGTTGAGGGCGGCTTTCATGCCGGAGGTTCCGGACGCCTCCTGGGGCCGTCGCGGGTTGTTCAACCATACGTCGGATCCCTGCACCAGATAGCGCGCGACATTGATATCGTAATCCTCGAGGAAGATGATTCGGTTGCGGAACCGAGGCTCCGAAGAGTACGCGATGATGTGCTTGATGATCTCCTTGCCGGGTGTGTCCAGGGGATGGGCCTTGCCGGAGATTATTATCTGCACCGGGCGGTCCTCGTCGTTGATTATCTTGTCTAACCGGTCAGGATCGGAGAAGATCAGGTCGCCGCGCTTGTAGGTGGAAAATCGACGCGCGAAGCCGATCGTCAGAATTTGCGGGTCCAGATACTGGTCCGCTCTTTGAATCTCAGCGTAGCTGGCTCCGCGCCTCTGCAGCTGCATTTTTAAGCGCTTGCGGGCAAAATAGACGAGGCGTTCGCGACGCCGGTTGTGCACTCGCCATAGCTCAACGTCCGGGATGTTGTGAACCTTCTGCCAGACTTCCGGGGCGCCGGGCTGCTCAATAAACTTCGGTCCGAAATAAGATTCGTACAAGTCCTTTACGTCGTGGGAAATCCACGATGCCGGATGCACGCCGTTGGTGATCGCCCGAATCGGTACCTCCTGGCTGGGGAGGTTGGGCCAGATGTTGTGCCACATCTCGCGTGAGACCCGGCCGTGCAGTTCCGAGACACCGTTACAAAACGCTGAT is part of the Candidatus Zixiibacteriota bacterium genome and encodes:
- a CDS encoding SdrD B-like domain-containing protein — encoded protein: MLKASKLLVLPIVAAIMIAGCSQDPDQTNLIGPDLSAAYVPAAGDAVTSATLYVYVWQSSGHNVTTHQVTADWAEAAVTWNNFGGAFNGAAEGSFLADSPGWRTVNLTALVTAWSDGSYSNFGVLLKQGFQEVPRTWIYSRENATNQPYLEVCYSTAGGPVCVQYPCTGDASIAENLPNDNFGLINTMFVGWPAIGELEKQALLRFDVPPVPEVASLGDFVWYDDNENGIQDAGEVGIPGVTVHLMDCAGNILATAVTNASGYYLFSNLMPGNYNVHFVAPLGFVFSPQDQGGDDALDSDVNPANGMTICTTLEGGENDLTWDAGLYMPPPPEGCSLTIGYWKNHAGFGPQPDYLSQFLPIWLGTAGGARSIYVNTVQIAYDILTMQVYGTPTNGITKLYAQLLAAKLNIANGADGSAIAGTIAAADAFLANRYYLNWNSLSKTQKKNVLAWLTMLDNYNNGIIGPGHCDIIGDGNDE
- a CDS encoding O-antigen ligase family protein, with protein sequence MGQKFRLQASGEIADAHPPNRHVKVLSLILIVFFGLFLFFSSFSIALAQTALGIAVLVFGAILITERGALAGANLRPLFAAWGLYLFWLVLVSLVNENPLRSLNNIREEWLLVIVPIGVYLNRNQVYRRRLLLLLALALLMISAYGIVQHFTGFHFRAAQPIHRAGDNWRLSGNFSHPLTYGFFVVTLSTFFLTLIAAWFRRMNAGQRRNWYGRILIAATLAGLAASALCNSRGPMLALGVGLIAVGWLMGQLRWTLIGLAAVCLMALILSPGLAGVFTQRITNDWRVDNPAGRLFIWEHSLAIAEENPIFGSGPGNFGESYLESLAPELRDSKGMGHAHNDFLHVAAIAGIPAVIFYLAIWIVALRRFWQVGRLPDGLPFGRALSLAGLAASVVFLAGSMTEAAFADEELRQILLVLWSFAWNPQESTA
- a CDS encoding HD domain-containing phosphohydrolase, with amino-acid sequence MDSVSTRDLVNGGYLPVYRDALRPGTAPEFDLYIECASGIVLYNSACTPFSGESHQALLDGGITRLYVAGRDRRAYHTYLEKHLSEIATDQSLTESVRAGIVYDCAKLLMEDLFARPTMGENIRRSQELVASTVGFVLTGRAAFESLLRVMSFDYSTYTHSVNVCALSIALAQYVGIRNPKDLKVLGTGTLLHDIGKTRIDDAILNKKGQLSEAEFEQVRQHPCWGHEILSSTDMIEKDSYLPVIQHHERENGTGYPLAIDGSGIHIYGKITAIADVFDAMTTQRSYRSAIDAYPALRSMFADQGAFDRNLLEQFARMLVPKKP
- the glgP gene encoding alpha-glucan family phosphorylase, with product MRVKQLLVLPKLPARLARLEELANNLWYSWSWDVVRLFIRLDADMWEKCYQNPVVMLSKLPQQRLEEAASDEAFIASLDRVYNQYQEYLKRERWFHFKHGTLEGEHIVYFSLEYGLDTGLPVYSGGLGVLSGDTLKSASDLGLPMVAVGLLYRYGYFRQILSADGWQQERYEENDWYHMPVQLVKDQDGQPVRVSLVLDNVPVQIQIWKVRVGLIPLYLLDTNIPENSSKAREITSVLYGGDKDMRIRQEIVLGVGGILALRALGVSAAMVHCNEGHSWFLTLERLRHLIKDHGLTLAEAIQFVWSTTVFTTHTPVPAGNEKFDPVLIRRYLGETVAQLGMEWNQFLAIGRVNPSDDAEHFGMTVAALKSSAFCNGVSELHGRVSREMWHNIWPNLPSQEVPIRAITNGVHPASWISHDVKDLYESYFGPKFIEQPGAPEVWQKVHNIPDVELWRVHNRRRERLVYFARKRLKMQLQRRGASYAEIQRADQYLDPQILTIGFARRFSTYKRGDLIFSDPDRLDKIINDEDRPVQIIISGKAHPLDTPGKEIIKHIIAYSSEPRFRNRIIFLEDYDINVARYLVQGSDVWLNNPRRPQEASGTSGMKAALNGVLNLSVLDGWWVEGYDDESGFKIGNGEEYDNVKSQDQLEAEALYNALEREIVPLFYDRSGIDIPEEWLAKMKAAIHKTGEHFSAHRMLMDYTNQFYAPAIESSRKLRENSFVLTREVTAWVDRITRSWDRINIRDIDFPNAGGTVQVGERVEVSMKVDLGEITPDDVTVQVVAGQINSQEQFLDFAPSAAALNGSHEGDRGIYVYRGEVICYESGRLGITARVVPRNDNLLHTCRPKLISWW